A genomic stretch from Desulfolutivibrio sulfodismutans DSM 3696 includes:
- the cobA gene encoding uroporphyrinogen-III C-methyltransferase, whose translation MPKVYLLGAGPGDPGLLTLKAKAVLQTADVVVYDYLANKSFLSFCRPDAQILYVGKKGGDHTLPQDQINQLLVEKAKEGKVVARLKGGDPYVFGRGAEEAEELLDAGVDFEVVPGVTSAVAAPAYAGIPLTHRAYASSVSFITGHEDPTKAGSAHDWEALARSASTLVFFMGVKNLPDIAKNLMRAGRPATTPAALVRWGTTCRHRSLAADLGSIAEKAKAAGFAAPSLLVVGEVVRLRDRLSWFEKRPLLGKGVVVTRSREQASDLVRLLEDDGACCFEFPAIEIAPLSDDAPVRRAARELSGYDWVIFTSANGVEAFFAAMAAEGLDARAFGQAKVGAIGPATAAALAGRGIRADFLPERFVAESVVEGLLARGVAGKKVLIPRAEKAREVLPEKLAEAGAAVTVLPVYATRPVDQDPEEILEAMRSGEIRYVTFTSSSTVDNFFAKIPPQVFREFTPAVACAVIGPITAKTLETYGFIPAVTAGEYTVPALARAVARHAAAERDAAS comes from the coding sequence ATGCCCAAGGTCTATCTGCTCGGCGCCGGTCCCGGCGATCCGGGCCTGCTCACCCTCAAGGCCAAGGCCGTGCTGCAGACGGCCGACGTGGTGGTCTACGACTATCTGGCCAACAAGTCCTTTCTGTCCTTCTGTCGCCCCGACGCGCAGATCCTCTACGTGGGCAAAAAGGGCGGCGACCATACCCTGCCCCAGGACCAGATCAACCAGCTCCTGGTGGAAAAGGCCAAGGAAGGCAAGGTGGTGGCCCGCTTAAAGGGCGGCGACCCGTATGTCTTCGGCCGGGGGGCCGAGGAGGCCGAGGAACTGCTCGACGCCGGGGTGGATTTCGAGGTGGTGCCCGGGGTGACCTCGGCCGTGGCCGCGCCCGCCTATGCGGGCATCCCCCTGACGCACCGGGCCTATGCCTCGTCCGTGAGCTTCATCACCGGGCATGAGGATCCCACCAAAGCCGGGAGCGCCCATGACTGGGAGGCCCTGGCCAGGTCCGCCTCCACCCTGGTCTTTTTCATGGGGGTGAAAAACCTCCCGGACATCGCCAAAAATCTTATGCGCGCCGGCCGCCCGGCCACCACCCCGGCCGCCCTGGTGCGCTGGGGCACCACCTGTCGCCATCGTTCCCTGGCCGCCGACCTGGGCTCCATCGCCGAGAAGGCCAAGGCCGCCGGGTTCGCCGCGCCGTCGCTTTTGGTGGTGGGCGAGGTGGTGCGGCTTCGGGACCGGCTGTCCTGGTTCGAGAAGCGGCCGCTTTTGGGCAAAGGCGTGGTGGTCACCCGCAGTCGGGAGCAGGCCAGCGACCTGGTGCGGCTTTTAGAAGATGACGGGGCCTGCTGCTTCGAGTTCCCGGCCATCGAGATCGCGCCGCTTTCCGACGACGCCCCGGTGCGCCGCGCCGCCCGGGAGCTTTCCGGATACGACTGGGTGATATTCACCTCGGCCAACGGCGTGGAGGCCTTTTTCGCGGCCATGGCCGCCGAGGGACTGGACGCCCGGGCCTTCGGGCAGGCCAAGGTCGGGGCTATCGGCCCGGCCACGGCCGCCGCCCTGGCGGGGCGCGGCATCCGGGCCGACTTTCTGCCCGAACGATTCGTGGCCGAGTCCGTGGTGGAGGGGCTTTTGGCCCGGGGCGTGGCCGGGAAAAAGGTGCTCATTCCCAGGGCCGAAAAGGCCCGGGAGGTGCTGCCCGAGAAACTGGCCGAGGCCGGGGCGGCGGTCACGGTGCTGCCGGTCTACGCCACCCGGCCCGTGGACCAGGATCCCGAAGAGATTCTGGAGGCCATGCGCTCGGGCGAGATCCGCTATGTGACCTTCACCTCCTCCTCCACGGTGGACAACTTCTTCGCCAAGATACCGCCCCAGGTCTTCCGGGAGTTCACCCCGGCCGTGGCCTGCGCGGTCATCGGGCCCATCACGGCCAAGACCCTGGAGACGTACGGCTTTATTCCGGCGGTCACGGCCGGGGAATATACCGTCCCGGCCCTGGCCCGGGCCGTGGCCCGGCACGCCGCCGCCGAACGGGACGCCGCGTCATGA
- a CDS encoding DnaA/Hda family protein: protein MLKNALRQHLSRACPEQDLKRWYDPLEVEVIEPIQVFSVEFPHPYFAQWFGQGIQDLFEKEVGQFMGPGYVMQYHCRTITMNGIKESPFTEIISHIDFPFGHSFIFETFFANEKNFFPLSLAREVANNAIIKYNPFIICGFSGSGKTHLLRAIANDLSRRNDNKKIFYGTLDDIKNIFEVKFPGKPYEARKYLQGFEWLFVDDFQLLKKHLDLQEELTILFNMFYDRKKQMVFSSSERISSFDFLDPTLRSRLEWGLVVHLKEPDLDVRVDYTENINKKNKLGLDHDKILTLARRFENIRKLRGVLLKIDAYRAHMQREHLSETEFRRLIRQSDERKGANLTADHIVSVAATHFQVDINDIMGAKRNKNVVLARQTAMALCRTLLGMSYPALGKYFGGKDHSTVLYSIKKVTQLHGVNEDAKKLFQTLLKKCRQLA, encoded by the coding sequence GTGCTCAAAAACGCCTTACGACAACATCTGTCGCGTGCCTGCCCTGAGCAGGATTTGAAGCGATGGTACGATCCTCTGGAAGTCGAGGTGATCGAACCTATTCAGGTTTTTTCTGTCGAATTTCCACATCCTTACTTCGCGCAGTGGTTTGGTCAGGGCATTCAAGATCTCTTCGAAAAAGAAGTTGGTCAGTTTATGGGCCCTGGTTATGTTATGCAGTATCATTGTCGAACTATAACAATGAACGGTATTAAAGAATCTCCTTTTACCGAAATTATCAGTCATATTGATTTTCCTTTTGGACATAGTTTTATTTTTGAAACATTTTTTGCAAATGAAAAAAATTTTTTCCCTTTATCATTAGCACGTGAAGTTGCTAATAATGCTATAATCAAATATAATCCTTTTATCATTTGCGGGTTTTCTGGTTCTGGGAAAACCCATCTTCTGCGGGCAATTGCAAATGATTTAAGCAGACGCAACGATAATAAAAAAATTTTTTACGGCACTCTTGATGATATAAAAAATATCTTTGAGGTAAAATTTCCTGGAAAACCCTATGAAGCAAGAAAGTATCTACAAGGCTTCGAATGGCTTTTCGTAGATGACTTTCAGTTGTTAAAAAAACATCTTGATCTTCAAGAAGAATTAACAATTCTCTTTAATATGTTTTATGATCGCAAAAAACAGATGGTTTTTAGCAGTTCTGAACGCATTTCCTCTTTTGATTTTCTCGATCCTACCTTGCGTTCCCGTTTGGAGTGGGGCTTGGTCGTCCACCTTAAGGAACCAGATCTTGATGTTCGTGTTGATTATACTGAAAATATCAACAAAAAAAATAAGCTTGGGTTGGATCACGACAAAATTCTTACTTTAGCGAGACGTTTTGAAAATATTCGTAAACTCCGCGGCGTATTGCTCAAGATCGATGCCTACCGGGCGCATATGCAGCGTGAACACCTTTCTGAAACAGAATTTCGCCGACTTATCCGGCAAAGTGACGAAAGAAAAGGGGCTAACCTTACTGCGGATCATATCGTTTCCGTGGCGGCCACCCATTTTCAGGTTGATATCAATGATATCATGGGAGCCAAGCGAAACAAAAATGTCGTGCTTGCCCGGCAGACAGCCATGGCTTTATGTCGTACACTTCTTGGCATGTCGTATCCCGCATTAGGGAAATATTTTGGCGGAAAAGATCACAGCACAGTTTTGTACTCTATAAAAAAAGTCACGCAATTACATGGTGTTAATGAGGATGCGAAAAAATTGTTCCAAACTTTGTTAAAAAAATGCCGACAACTCGCATAA
- a CDS encoding CgeB family protein, which translates to MAARETPVFVGFGLGRGPVAALTSGVGQIVVVDRETPILDITLPATGLAGETRLAIVSDPDPDCAAQTALALLPASYGGRVRVILHPAYLRLNRSYYLEVANRLRARAVFRQQVGYPKFSGATPRVLLVQSDYFLVAEIAAALHALEIPTAFLPLTDLTRGQTTFIEALLSAVADFRPDFLLTVNHLGMDREGRLMELLAELKLPLASWFVDNPHLILHDFPRQTSSWCTVFTWDRDTVASLADMGFSDPVFLPLATDPGHFHPTRPSDRPLEPGWTTDVSFVGSSMVRQVREPLAKLAGYSRLIGDLQALAASFAQHGHRRVGRFLSETRPDLHALYLALPDARHRLDFELLLTWEATRQYRTRCVAAILPFAPCIVGDRGWTETLPSDPSWRILAPLDYYRDLPRFYPLSKVSLNCTSMQMKGAINQRVFDVPACGGFVLTDRREQLQLAFSPDETACYDDPGEITSLVRYYLSHPAERRLISSKARKHILANHTYRHRLGALLDVMVKNYS; encoded by the coding sequence ATGGCCGCTCGCGAAACCCCGGTTTTCGTCGGTTTCGGACTAGGGCGCGGACCTGTTGCGGCACTTACGTCCGGCGTCGGGCAGATTGTGGTTGTTGACCGCGAGACCCCGATACTGGACATCACCCTGCCCGCCACAGGCCTTGCCGGAGAGACCCGGCTGGCCATTGTTTCCGACCCTGATCCGGATTGCGCGGCCCAAACGGCCCTGGCGCTTCTTCCAGCGTCTTATGGCGGACGGGTCAGGGTCATCCTCCATCCGGCGTACCTCCGACTCAACCGCTCGTATTATCTTGAAGTCGCCAATCGATTGCGCGCCAGGGCTGTTTTCCGGCAACAGGTCGGCTATCCGAAGTTTTCCGGCGCAACACCCCGGGTGCTTCTGGTGCAAAGCGACTATTTCCTGGTTGCGGAAATCGCTGCGGCCTTGCATGCCCTCGAAATCCCTACCGCCTTTCTGCCGCTTACCGACCTGACGCGCGGCCAAACCACGTTCATTGAGGCGCTGTTGTCCGCTGTCGCCGATTTCCGGCCGGATTTTTTGTTGACCGTCAACCACCTGGGGATGGATCGCGAAGGCCGTCTCATGGAGCTCTTAGCCGAACTGAAACTCCCCCTGGCCTCCTGGTTCGTGGACAATCCCCACCTGATTCTTCACGATTTTCCCCGCCAGACCAGTTCGTGGTGTACGGTCTTTACCTGGGACCGGGACACGGTCGCGTCCCTGGCCGACATGGGTTTTTCCGACCCCGTTTTTCTTCCCTTGGCCACGGACCCCGGCCATTTCCATCCGACGCGCCCCTCGGATCGTCCACTTGAACCGGGCTGGACGACAGACGTTTCCTTTGTGGGCAGCTCCATGGTCCGCCAGGTCCGCGAACCCCTGGCCAAATTGGCGGGTTACTCCCGGCTTATCGGTGATTTGCAAGCCCTGGCCGCTAGTTTCGCGCAGCATGGCCATCGCCGTGTGGGGCGTTTTTTATCCGAGACCCGGCCGGATCTGCATGCCCTTTATCTCGCGCTTCCCGATGCTCGACATCGCCTGGATTTCGAGTTGCTCCTCACCTGGGAGGCCACGCGCCAGTACCGGACCCGCTGTGTGGCGGCCATACTGCCGTTTGCGCCGTGTATCGTGGGCGACCGAGGGTGGACCGAAACCCTTCCTTCTGATCCATCCTGGCGGATCCTGGCGCCTCTGGACTATTATCGCGATTTGCCTCGTTTCTACCCCTTATCCAAAGTCAGCCTCAATTGCACCAGCATGCAGATGAAGGGCGCCATCAATCAACGCGTTTTTGACGTCCCGGCCTGTGGCGGTTTTGTGCTCACTGATCGTCGCGAACAGCTACAACTTGCTTTTTCACCTGACGAAACAGCCTGCTATGATGACCCGGGCGAGATTACCAGCCTGGTCAGGTATTACCTGTCTCATCCCGCCGAACGGCGGCTCATTTCCAGCAAAGCTCGAAAACATATCCTGGCCAATCATACCTACCGCCATCGCCTGGGGGCCCTCCTTGACGTGATGGTAAAAAATTACTCTTAA
- a CDS encoding AsmA family protein, whose translation MSTPAKHSTDPEFAPARGANLRRRLRLAALLGLVLVAGFFALPQIVDLSLGQDKIKEYAELSLSQALGRKVTVGGQVRLSSFPWMMLHADDLTVADAPGFGSEPFLSVNRVTVDIRLLPLFSRIIMPGAITLISPTMHLKRDAADRPNWEGLPFFSASAAPMEALVSPENGDAPPKADAPSGWEVVPLPSGIRIQDAMVHYDDRRRGFSGALRHFTLATGRGERFDFHLSFDVTGLDPAVEAQIHAKGTAGFDAERLSLSVADALVEATLAVPGDERFASPEGGEPWRVTLRAAVDCDTAAGSLAVRDLTAAAPDAQLTGNVELTGLMEHFQATASFALRAALSGPMGQATQLAPLAAKTGESVPSAPSVSPDGKKRSFLDFSSRFLPAKPPSPLDDLTLTAQLSASADRISLASVSLHLRDASVTGRADYQFGPRPRLTADLQAVGLNLDRIPWGSGGQGFVLPLSFLTDAYGRITLDARDMTLGGVTLPQAALTAASEKGQFRLYPLSAITPEGILAADVRGEVRGQALDVTAEAEISQTPPNGQKTSSRPVQATTLVLTGTAEAARATGNLQLTAKDPLSVARILGQSEASASAMASPPGLSCKAAFTLTPGLDRIWDRLDFTGLEARLGPDVINGGVTVKNGPEKTVELGLHLETLEPDRLAALWAAMVPAKNGATADGAATNPGQADLPALPDIPALMGRISVGKATISGVEAKNLTVEGQYRQGKAEVTSLGGDLFGGKLSGRMEAGLTPGANRLAINATLAGADSGALTNRFLTGPCTLRLAAEAAGDSVATMLSALSGRVEAEMNRDLKPGRKAEDLPLAKIKAGVDFKAQHNGAPEAGRAFDLNASLTASGPASLREIKADARGVASYGKDAVQIGQGKLSGTATLAMPAEKGERSLGVAFGTEFHLDPGKGAFSARNITLEAGGTKGTGKLDKKGRDEGGRLSGAFDFPDINPRDLLPALGFSAPPHAASDDLRHGSLTFVVAENAVGTEIKGISLHLDDMRATGTVLLRSGLGRPKIELDVTHLDFDRYFPPQHAEQKPAPANQDVPIDLAALRSYDVEARIRFNFLKKGNLVWKNGVTSLSARGGVFSARHEAGEFYGGRFLADLKGDARDVVLKTSLDLQIDGFDAATFLKEWAEGDVLASGGATFVLAFKSNGLTERALRRNISGSARFQVTRGALKIRESGSPPPSSAGTGATGTTGAMGASEHQTGQSVPATTATKPAAEAKFDLLPFSVLSSSYAVREGVAITNDFLIQGKEMRVDGAGYVDLRDESIDLSVSATLESGAKVPATIRGPLEDPKLEIDRSKLFGDMVYRILKGIITMPGKALGKIFNVN comes from the coding sequence ATGAGCACCCCTGCCAAACATTCCACTGACCCCGAGTTCGCACCAGCCAGGGGCGCGAACCTGCGTCGGCGTCTGCGTCTGGCCGCCCTGCTGGGCCTTGTGCTGGTGGCGGGCTTTTTCGCCCTGCCCCAGATCGTCGATTTGTCCCTTGGGCAGGATAAAATAAAGGAATACGCAGAATTATCCCTCTCCCAGGCCCTTGGCCGCAAGGTGACCGTGGGCGGGCAGGTGCGGCTGTCCTCTTTTCCGTGGATGATGCTGCACGCCGACGACCTGACGGTGGCCGACGCCCCGGGGTTCGGCTCCGAACCGTTTTTATCCGTGAACCGGGTCACGGTGGACATCCGGCTCCTGCCCCTTTTTTCCCGGATCATCATGCCCGGGGCCATCACCCTGATCAGCCCGACCATGCATCTCAAACGCGACGCCGCCGACCGCCCCAATTGGGAGGGGCTCCCTTTTTTCAGCGCCTCTGCAGCGCCGATGGAGGCTCTCGTCTCCCCGGAAAACGGAGACGCCCCGCCAAAGGCCGACGCGCCTTCGGGCTGGGAGGTGGTCCCCCTGCCCAGCGGCATCCGCATCCAGGACGCCATGGTCCACTATGATGACCGCCGCCGGGGGTTTTCCGGGGCGCTTCGCCACTTCACCCTGGCCACCGGGCGCGGCGAGCGTTTCGATTTTCACCTGTCCTTCGATGTCACCGGACTGGATCCGGCCGTGGAGGCCCAGATTCATGCCAAGGGCACGGCCGGTTTCGATGCCGAGCGCCTGAGCCTGTCCGTTGCGGACGCGCTCGTGGAGGCCACGTTGGCCGTTCCCGGCGACGAACGCTTTGCCAGCCCCGAAGGCGGCGAGCCCTGGCGCGTCACCCTGCGGGCCGCTGTGGACTGCGACACCGCTGCCGGGAGTCTTGCCGTGCGTGACCTCACGGCCGCCGCGCCCGATGCGCAGCTGACCGGAAACGTGGAACTGACCGGACTTATGGAGCATTTCCAGGCCACGGCATCCTTTGCCCTGCGCGCGGCGCTCAGCGGCCCCATGGGACAGGCGACGCAACTCGCGCCTTTGGCCGCCAAGACCGGGGAGAGCGTCCCCTCTGCCCCATCCGTTTCGCCCGACGGAAAAAAACGCTCCTTCCTGGATTTCTCCAGCCGTTTTTTACCTGCCAAGCCCCCCAGCCCCCTGGACGACCTGACCCTTACGGCCCAGCTTTCCGCCTCGGCGGATCGGATCAGCCTTGCGTCCGTAAGCCTGCATCTGCGGGACGCCTCCGTGACCGGGCGAGCCGACTACCAGTTTGGGCCGCGTCCCCGGCTGACGGCGGACCTTCAGGCCGTGGGCCTGAATCTGGACCGGATCCCCTGGGGATCCGGCGGGCAGGGCTTTGTCTTGCCCCTGTCGTTTTTGACAGACGCCTACGGCCGGATCACGCTTGACGCGCGCGACATGACGCTGGGCGGGGTGACCCTGCCCCAGGCCGCGCTCACGGCGGCATCCGAGAAGGGCCAGTTCCGCCTGTATCCCCTCTCGGCCATCACCCCCGAAGGCATCCTTGCGGCGGATGTCCGGGGCGAGGTCCGGGGCCAGGCCCTGGATGTGACCGCCGAGGCAGAAATCTCCCAGACCCCGCCGAATGGCCAGAAAACATCTTCCCGGCCCGTGCAGGCCACCACCCTGGTGCTTACGGGAACGGCCGAGGCCGCACGCGCCACGGGGAATCTCCAGTTGACCGCAAAAGACCCCCTTTCCGTCGCCCGGATTCTCGGCCAGTCCGAGGCGTCGGCATCCGCCATGGCCTCTCCCCCGGGACTCTCCTGCAAGGCCGCGTTCACACTGACTCCGGGACTTGACCGGATATGGGACCGGCTTGATTTCACAGGCCTTGAGGCCCGCCTGGGTCCGGATGTGATAAACGGCGGCGTGACCGTGAAAAATGGACCGGAAAAGACTGTTGAACTCGGCCTGCACCTGGAAACCCTGGAACCGGATCGCCTGGCTGCCCTGTGGGCAGCCATGGTTCCGGCAAAAAACGGCGCGACGGCCGATGGTGCGGCGACAAACCCGGGTCAGGCCGACCTGCCCGCCCTACCCGACATACCTGCGCTGATGGGCCGCATCTCCGTCGGCAAGGCCACGATTTCCGGTGTTGAGGCCAAAAATCTCACCGTCGAGGGGCAATACCGACAGGGCAAGGCCGAGGTGACCTCTCTTGGCGGCGATCTTTTCGGAGGCAAACTTTCTGGCCGCATGGAGGCCGGTCTGACCCCCGGCGCCAACCGCCTGGCGATCAACGCCACCCTGGCCGGCGCGGATTCCGGGGCGTTGACGAACCGTTTTCTCACCGGACCCTGCACCCTGCGCCTTGCGGCCGAGGCCGCCGGAGATTCCGTAGCGACCATGCTGTCGGCCTTGTCCGGCCGCGTTGAGGCCGAAATGAACCGGGATCTGAAACCCGGACGCAAAGCCGAAGACCTTCCCCTGGCCAAGATCAAGGCCGGGGTCGACTTCAAAGCCCAACACAACGGCGCGCCTGAGGCCGGGCGCGCTTTTGACCTGAACGCCAGCCTGACGGCTTCCGGCCCGGCCTCCCTGCGGGAGATCAAAGCCGATGCCCGGGGCGTGGCCTCTTATGGCAAAGACGCGGTGCAGATCGGCCAGGGAAAGCTCTCCGGCACGGCCACCCTGGCCATGCCTGCCGAGAAGGGCGAACGCAGCCTGGGTGTGGCCTTTGGCACGGAGTTCCACCTTGATCCGGGCAAAGGCGCTTTTTCCGCTCGCAACATCACCCTGGAGGCGGGTGGAACCAAGGGCACGGGAAAACTTGATAAAAAGGGACGCGACGAGGGCGGCAGGCTCTCAGGCGCTTTCGACTTTCCTGACATCAACCCTCGGGACCTACTGCCCGCCCTGGGCTTTTCCGCTCCGCCCCATGCCGCCAGCGATGATCTGCGACATGGCTCACTCACCTTTGTGGTTGCGGAAAACGCCGTCGGCACCGAAATCAAGGGCATTTCCCTGCATCTCGACGACATGCGGGCCACGGGGACAGTTTTGCTGCGAAGCGGCCTGGGCCGGCCGAAAATAGAACTGGACGTCACCCACCTGGATTTCGACCGCTACTTTCCTCCGCAACACGCCGAGCAAAAACCCGCCCCTGCGAACCAGGATGTGCCCATCGACCTTGCGGCCTTGCGCAGCTACGATGTGGAAGCACGTATCCGCTTCAATTTCCTTAAAAAAGGCAACTTGGTTTGGAAAAACGGCGTCACCAGTCTGTCCGCCCGGGGCGGTGTTTTTTCCGCCCGTCATGAGGCGGGGGAATTTTATGGCGGCCGTTTTCTGGCCGATCTCAAAGGCGACGCCCGCGACGTGGTGCTCAAGACATCCCTGGATCTTCAGATTGACGGCTTTGACGCCGCCACCTTCCTCAAGGAATGGGCCGAGGGCGACGTGCTGGCCTCGGGGGGCGCCACCTTCGTCTTGGCTTTCAAAAGTAACGGCCTCACGGAACGCGCCTTGCGCCGCAACATCTCCGGCTCCGCCCGCTTCCAGGTCACCCGGGGCGCCTTGAAGATCCGTGAATCCGGCAGCCCTCCCCCCTCGTCTGCTGGAACGGGCGCAACGGGCACAACGGGCGCAATGGGCGCGTCTGAGCACCAAACCGGACAGAGCGTCCCGGCCACCACGGCAACCAAGCCCGCAGCCGAGGCCAAGTTCGATCTTTTACCGTTCTCTGTTCTGTCATCCTCCTATGCAGTGCGCGAGGGGGTGGCCATCACCAATGATTTCCTCATTCAAGGCAAGGAAATGCGTGTTGACGGCGCCGGTTATGTCGATCTGCGCGACGAATCCATCGACCTTTCCGTGTCCGCGACCCTGGAAAGCGGCGCCAAGGTTCCAGCCACCATTCGGGGGCCCCTGGAAGATCCAAAACTGGAGATAGACCGTTCCAAACTCTTCGGTGACATGGTCTATCGCATTCTCAAGGGCATCATCACCATGCCTGGAAAGGCCTTGGGAAAAATCTTCAACGTCAATTGA
- the aroC gene encoding chorismate synthase → MSGNTFGRVFRLTTFGESHGPALGGVVDGCPAGIPLAEAMIQRELDRRKPGGSLTSTTRQEPDTVRLLSGIFEGRTTGTPIGFMIENTCQRSTDYDALKHLFRPGHADVTYQAKYGLRDHRGGGRSSGRETACRVAGGAVAQELLATSGIRVTACCVELGGIPAAELDHDGALSRPFFAATDGVVPAWEARAREAVSAGDSLGGIVEVAATGVPAGLGEPVFDKLDARLASAFMGVGAVKGVEIGAGFAAARLTGSHNNDPLVPAGTALVTNNAGGILGGISCGWPIVVRAAVKPIASIARPQPTIDTDGNPATIVVGGRHDRSAIPRIVPVLKAMMLLTLADFLLLQRRMD, encoded by the coding sequence ATGAGCGGCAACACCTTCGGACGCGTTTTCCGGCTGACCACGTTTGGCGAGTCCCACGGCCCGGCCCTGGGCGGCGTGGTGGACGGCTGCCCGGCGGGCATCCCCCTGGCTGAGGCGATGATCCAGCGCGAGTTGGACCGCCGCAAGCCCGGGGGTTCGCTGACCTCCACCACGCGCCAGGAGCCAGACACCGTGCGCCTGCTCTCGGGAATCTTCGAGGGCCGCACCACCGGCACCCCCATCGGGTTCATGATCGAGAACACCTGTCAGCGCTCCACGGATTACGACGCCCTGAAGCATCTGTTCCGGCCCGGACACGCCGATGTGACCTACCAGGCCAAATACGGCCTGCGCGACCACCGGGGCGGCGGCCGGTCCTCGGGCCGGGAGACGGCCTGCCGGGTGGCCGGCGGGGCCGTGGCCCAGGAGCTTCTGGCGACGTCGGGCATCCGGGTGACGGCCTGCTGCGTGGAGCTTGGCGGCATCCCGGCGGCCGAATTGGATCATGACGGGGCGCTTTCCCGCCCTTTTTTTGCGGCCACAGACGGGGTGGTTCCGGCCTGGGAAGCCCGCGCCCGTGAGGCCGTCTCCGCTGGCGACAGCCTTGGCGGGATCGTGGAGGTTGCGGCCACGGGGGTTCCGGCCGGGCTCGGGGAGCCGGTCTTCGACAAGCTGGACGCCCGGCTGGCCTCGGCGTTTATGGGCGTAGGCGCGGTTAAGGGGGTGGAGATCGGGGCGGGTTTCGCCGCCGCCCGGCTGACCGGTTCGCACAACAACGACCCCCTGGTTCCTGCGGGCACGGCTCTGGTCACGAACAACGCCGGGGGCATCCTGGGCGGCATCTCCTGCGGCTGGCCCATCGTGGTCCGTGCGGCGGTCAAGCCCATTGCGTCCATCGCCCGGCCCCAGCCCACCATCGATACGGACGGCAACCCGGCCACCATCGTCGTGGGCGGCCGCCACGACCGCAGCGCCATCCCGCGCATCGTGCCGGTGCTGAAGGCCATGATGCTTCTGACCCTGGCCGATTTTCTGCTGTTGCAGCGGCGCATGGATTGA
- the purN gene encoding phosphoribosylglycinamide formyltransferase, protein MKTPVAVLISGSGSNLQAMLDKAAAGVLAADIRLVLSNRGDAYGLARAAKCGIPTAVVEHGAYPCREAFDTALVAAIRKSGAEVVVLAGFMRILGPGFVTAFSQRILNIHPALLPSFPGVHGQPDAARHGVKISGCTVHFVDEKMDHGPIVIQAAVPAHAEDDGKALGGRILALEHRIFPQAVHWLCTGRLSIVGRHVRLAPADVAPADMSGLGPCLVNPPLEQGF, encoded by the coding sequence ATGAAGACCCCTGTCGCGGTCCTCATCTCCGGCTCCGGATCGAACCTCCAGGCCATGTTGGACAAGGCCGCCGCGGGCGTTTTGGCGGCGGATATCCGGCTGGTGCTCTCCAACCGGGGAGACGCCTACGGCTTGGCCCGGGCCGCCAAGTGCGGCATCCCCACGGCCGTGGTGGAGCACGGGGCCTACCCCTGCCGCGAGGCCTTCGACACCGCCCTGGTGGCGGCCATACGGAAATCCGGGGCCGAAGTCGTGGTCCTGGCCGGGTTCATGCGCATTCTGGGGCCGGGGTTCGTCACGGCCTTTTCCCAGCGCATCCTGAACATCCATCCGGCCCTCCTGCCGAGCTTCCCCGGGGTGCATGGCCAGCCTGACGCGGCCCGGCACGGGGTCAAGATCTCCGGCTGCACCGTGCATTTCGTGGACGAAAAAATGGACCATGGCCCCATCGTCATCCAGGCGGCGGTCCCGGCCCATGCCGAAGACGACGGCAAGGCCCTGGGAGGGCGCATCCTGGCCCTGGAGCACCGTATCTTCCCCCAGGCCGTCCACTGGCTGTGCACCGGCCGGTTGTCCATCGTCGGCCGCCATGTGCGCCTGGCCCCGGCCGACGTCGCCCCGGCCGACATGTCCGGGCTTGGTCCCTGCCTGGTCAATCCGCCCCTGGAACAGGGGTTTTAG